The following DNA comes from Nerophis ophidion isolate RoL-2023_Sa linkage group LG16, RoL_Noph_v1.0, whole genome shotgun sequence.
TTGCTGATGTTTGTTTATGCTAATGTCTCTTATAgtagcatgttaatgttttaggttaacttttttagcaaagtttgtttgtttgttctagAAAACACATTTTGAAGTATGCTAATGTCGCTTATATTAGTTGATTAGTATATAAAGTTTTaggctagctttttagctaatttggttTGTTTCTATTTAGAAATCATATATTTTGAAGTATGCTAatatctcttatattagcatgttaatgttctaggttagctttttagcaaattttgtttgTCTGTACTTAGAAATCATACATTTTGAAGTATTCTAATATCTCCtttattagcatgttaatgttttaggttagctttttagcaaattttgtttaATTATACTAAGAAATCATACATTTAGAAGTATGCTGATGTATGATATTATCATGTTAATGTTTTaggctagctttttagctaatttggttTATTTTATTCTTAGATATCATACATTTTGAAGTATGCTAATGTCTTATATTAGCATTCTAATGCATTATACTAGCTCTttactttattttgtttgtttgtacttaaaaataatacattttgaagTATGCTAATGTCTCTTATATTAGTTTATTACTATATGTTTTAGGCTagcttttgagctagttttgtttgtttatacTTAGAAATCATACATCTTGATCTATGCTAATGTCTCCTATATTGGCATATTAATGTTTtaggttagcattttagcaaagtTTGTTTGTTTATACTTAGAAATCATACATTTTGAAGTATGCTGAAGTCTATttttttagcatgttaatgttttagGATAGCTTTTTAGcaaaatttttttgtttgtacttATAAATCATACATCTTGATGTATGCtaatgtctcttatattagcatatTATTGTTTTAGGTTAACATTTTAGCAAAGTTTGTTTGTTTATACTTAGAAATCATACATTTTGAAGTATGCTAAAGTCTATttttttagcatgttaatgttttaggatagctttttagcaaattttgtttgtttgtacttAGAAATCATACATTTTAAAGTATGCTGAAGTCTCTTATATTAGTTAATTAGTGTATATAATGTTTTAGGCTAGCTTCTTAGCTAATTTGGTGTGTTTACACTTGGAAATCATACATTTTGAAGTATGCTAATGGGTCTTGTATTAGCATGTTAATTTTTTAGgctagcttttttgctaattttgtttgtttatactTAAAAATCATACATTCTAAAGTATGCTAAAGTCTCATATTAGCTAATTGTGTTAGTTTGTACTTGGAAATCATACATTTTGATTGAGTTAATGTTTTAGACTAGCTTTTGGGCTAACTTTGTTTTAGACTAGCTTTTGGGCTAACTTTGTATGTTTAAAAGTTAAACATTATGGATTTGGATACTTTTTTGTACTGAACGGCCACTAAAAAGATTGAATTTGACTGAAAAATCTGAATGGGACTTTGGACCCTGCAGTGGGAACGCAGCCaatggggtggggggtggggggtagggGGTCTACACTCGTCCCGTCAAGCCGTCCGCATGAGTCTGGTAACCGCCGAGCCGCTCTAAAGGTCTACCGAGCACAGCCGGATTTGGGACTTTGGACCTCCGCAGTACAAAGGTTGGCTTCAAAATGAAAGTCCAGTGTTTTGGGGTCCTGCTAAACCACTAACAGGAACAACAAACATGCATAAGGTTTTCCTCCAGTTAAGACGTACCATACCTGATTCCCTATGGGGGGGAGGAGGAGGGGAGGGGCCGGGACGTACAATTCACATGTCGATTCTCCGCCGTCACATGGCGGCAACGCCTAGGACTCCCTTCTCGGCGTGGACACAGGCAATGCACCATGGGTAGTCGGCAAAGCAGCTTTGGGGGCGTGGGGGGTCTTAAGTGCTGTTCACAGTTGGGGGGTAGGGGGGGTCTCACCGTGGCCGGGGGTCCGCACGCCgtgaaaagtataaaaaaaacggTCCGGTCAGGTGACCCCGTTCCACAAAGACTCTTTTGTAAGTTCAGTGTAAAAGCTCCTAAGGGGAAaacaaaggtaaaaaggtaacaCTTGCATAATAATGCTTGAGGGGAGGGGACGGGGGGGGGGGTTAAGCCAAAAGAAGCAGAAAAAAAGGAAACGGGGCGGATGAAGCAAAGCGATTGTTTGTGGGTGAAGTGGAACATTTGATGCTCCTCCTGCCATCCTGTCAAGGCTGCTGAGATCAGGCTGGGGGTGAAAGTCAGAAATTCCAGTAGTCAGCAGATTCtgacttgacacacacacacacacacacacgcaaacacacacacttgtaagGTCTCTCTCTctcacgcacgcaaacacacacacacactcacaaggtCTCTctctcacgcacgcacgcacgcacgcacacacacacccttgtaAGGTCTCTCTCTCTCACGcatgcacgcaaacacacactcacaaggTCTCtctcacacgcacgcacgcacacacacgtaagGTCtctcgcacgcacacacgcactcacacacacacacgtaaggtCTCTCgctcgcacacacacgcacgcacgcacgcacgcacgcacgcacgcacgcacacacacgtaagGTGTctctcacgcacgcacacacgtaaGGTCtctcgcacacacacgcacacacacacacacgtaaggtctctcgcacgcacgcactcacgcacgcacgcacacacacacacacacacacacacacacacacacacacacacacacacacacacacgtaaggtCTCTCTcacgtacgcacgcacgcacgcacacgtaaGGTCTctctcacgcacgcacacacacacacgtaaggtctctcgcacacacacacacacacacacacacacacacacacacacacacacacacacacacacacacacacacgtaaggtctctcgcacgcacgcacgcacacacacacacacgtaaggtCTCTCGCACGCACGcaggcacgcacgcacacacacacacacacgtaaggtctctcgcacgcacgcacgcacgcacacacacacacacacacacacacacacacgtaaggtCTCTCACACGCACgcaagcacgcacgcacacacacacacacacacacacacacgtaaggtctctcgcacacacgcacacacacacacacacacgtaaggtctctcgcacacacgcacgcacgcacgcacgcacacacacacacacagaagagaTGGGCTTGTCGcggtccaacatgtccagcatcCAATCATCTGGAAGACCTCACAGAACACTGGGACAAGACCCAAGACCCCCCCCATGGAGACATGGCTTTGGGACACGACAGCACGGACGTCACTGGCGCTCCGGATCATCTCCACCCTGAGGATTGTGGGAAAACTTGAGAGTAATGTGGGTTTTTCGTCAAAGAAGGCCTCGTACGGTCCGGAGCTATGCCCCGCCCACCGTCCCTGGCCGCCTCCGAAGGCGCCGCAGGCGCACACCGCCGTCAGGGGCGAGCCTTCGGCTGCAAGAAGAAGAGTACAAAAAGCCAACCTGTCACCTGGGTCTTTTTGTGTGAGCACTTAAAATGCAACCATTAacagtaatatccatccatttttttaccgcttgtccctttcagctgcactcgggcgaaaGAAcctcaacattcacacattagggccaatttagtgttgccaatcaacaataataagtagagatgtccaataatatcggactgccgatattatgggccgataaatgctttaaaatgtgatatcggaaatgatcattatcggtttcaaaaagtaaaattgatgactttttaaaacgccgctgtgtacacggacgtagggggaagtacagagcaccaatcacataatatctacagcttttcacacacaagtgaatgcaagtcatacttggtcaacagccatacagatcccTTGCAGGGTATgaggtggggtgtgtgtgtgtgtggggggggggtatATTATAGAGTCTcggatgagttagtgctgcaagggatctggggatttgttctgttgtgtttatgttgtgttacggtgcggatgttctcccgaaatgtgtgtgtcattcttgtttgctgtgggctcacagtgtggcacatatttgtaacagtgttaaagttgtttatatggccaccctcagtgtgacctgtatggctgttgaccaagtatgtcttgcgttcacttttgtgtgtgtgtgtgtgtgtgtgtgtgtgtgtgtgtgtgtgtgtatgtgtgtgtgtgaggaaagccgtagatattatgtgattgagccggcacgcaaaggcagtgcctttaaggcttattggcgctctgtacttctccctatgacCGTGTACCACtcagtacagcggcgttttaaaaagtcataagttgtactttttgaaactgataccgatactttccgatattactttttaaagcatttatcggctgataatatccatttatcggccgataatattggcagttcgATATTATCAAACATCTCTAATAGTCATTGCGGGGGGTTGAggttggggtgtgtgtgtgtgtgtgtgtgtgtgggggggggtagACGGTAGCAGGgtaaaggggttctgggtattgttctgttgtgttatggtgcagatgttctcccgaaatgtgtttgtcattcttgtttgctgtgggttcacagtttggcgcatatttgtaacagtgttaaagttgtttatacgggcaccctcatggctgttgaccaagtatgacttgcattcacttgtgtgtgaaaagctgtagatattatgtgattggcactctgtacttccccctacgtccgttttacaaagtcatcaattttactttttgaaaccgataatgataatttacgatatcacattttaaagcatttatcggcccataatatcggcagtccgatattatcggacgtctCTATTTATtactgttgattggcaacactaaatgggccctaatgTGTGGATgttgaggttgcgacttgtccagggtgtatcccgcctttcacccgagtgcagctgagataggctgcagcatcccccccccccccatgactattagagatgtccgacaatatcggactgccgatattatcgaccgataaatgctttaaaatgtaacatcggaaatgatctgtattggtttcaaaaagtaaaatttctgactttttaaaacgccgctgtgtacacggacgtagggggaAGTGCAGactgccaataaaccttaaaaagtgctatataaatataattcacttcacaggcATGCAACCTACCTGATGTAAGTGGGAGTTGTTTGGTAGCCCCGGCGCCGCTGGAATGCTCCGCCCGTGCTTCCCGTGGATGTTGTTTACGGCCGGGGACTTGGCCACCTTGGGTCTACCCGGCCCGAGTCCTCCGCCGCCGCTATTAAGACCACTGGAGGCGGGAGAGCTCTTGCGTTTTTTGCTCTCCAGGCGCCCATCTGAGGAGTGGTGGCTGAAGCTGGTGTGGTGCTCGGCTGATGACTGGTGGTGCACAAAAGGCCCCAGCGAGAGGGTGGAGTCGCTGCTGTTCATCACCACGCTCATGCGCTTGATGGACTCGGCGGAACTGCCCGAGGGAGGACCTCGCGCCGGCGGGCCCGAGGAGCTGCCCGCCGATCCTCCGGAAAGCTCGGCCTTGAGGCTGAGGGAGTTCGTGCGCACGCTCGGGCCGCAGTTGAGGCCGACGCTGTGGACTCCGCTGGATAAGGATGAAGACGCGGAAGGTAGTGAGCTGTGGTGGTAGGTGGTGCTCCCTGAGCTGCCCACATTTGCACAGTTCTTTTTGAAAGAGGACGAGGGAGAATAGTTGGCGTTTGGCGGTTCGGAGGAGCTGTGGGAGGATGGGAGGACAGAGCTGTTCTTCCTCCTCTTTCCCGAGCTGAAGCTGGTGCTGCTACTGTGACTGTTGGCTGCCACAGAGGTGGGGGTGACCGGTGTGGAGGAGCCAGTGGAGATCTCTTTGGGCCTGAAGGACACTGATCTTGTAGTGCTGCTGCTGGAAGGACGGGACTTAAGCGCCCGGCCCGAGGCCAGGGAAGAGGCGGAGGGGGAGGTGGAGGAGGACAAATGAGCTGAAGGCATCTGCGGCGACGAAGACACTTGTCGGGCCTGCGCGGTGCCGTAGGCCGGGTGCTCGGACCCTCCTTGCAGACAGCTGCGGGCATTTAAGGTGGTCCCATAGGGGAGCAGAGGCTTGCCCTCGTGTGATTGGCTGTAAGGGGTCTGGGTCAAGGTCGAAGGTGGGCCCAGGAAGCCTGACGACGGGGCGCTACCGTGGGAATTTGTGCTTGTCCTATGGGCAGGTGCAAAAGAGGAGCTGTTCTCCAAGGCCAAGGGGATTTTCCTGTGGCaagaagatgcaggatttaacATCGGAAACCAACTTGGAACACTTCTTTTAGTTttgtttagccaattttacatttCAGTTAActcaggtttcagcaagtcaaatttaagactttttaagacatttttaatGCCAACTGGAATTAaatttctaagggagagacccgccacacggcggaggaaactcatttgggccgcttgtacccgtgatcttatcctttcggtcatgacccaaagctcatgaccataggtgaggatgggaacgtagatcgaccggtaaattgagagctttgccttccggctcagctccttcttcaccacaacggatcggtacaacgtccgcattactgaagacgccgcaccgatccgcctgtcgatctcacgatccactcttcccccactcgtgaacaagactcctaggtacttgaactcctccacttggggcagggtctcctctccaacccggagatggcattccacccttttccgggcgagaaccatggactcggacttggaggtgctgattctcattccggtcgcttcacactcggctgcgaaccgatccagcgagagctgaagatcccggtcagatgaagccatcaggaccacatcatctgcaaaaagcagagacctaatcctgcggtcaccaaaccggaacccctcaacgccttggagatagggtgagaagctctgccatccgggaggaactcaaagtaaagccgctgctccttcacatggagaggagccagatgaggtggttcgggcatctggtcaggatgccacccgaacgcctccctagggaggtgtttagggcacgtccaaccggtaggagcccacggggaagacccaggacacgttgggaagactatgtctcccggctggcctgggaacgcctcgggatcccccgggaagagctagacgaagtggctggggagagggaagtctgggtttccctgcttaggctgttgcccccgcgacccgacctcggataagcggaagatgagggatggatggatggacggaattAAATTTAAggccgaaaaaaataataaaaaatctataaatcagggatgcaccgaaatgaaaatttgtggccgaagccgaataaaatttaaacgttttcccgaaggccgaataccgaataatgaatgcagtttttcacaatttttttgatattgcataaatagcctagaataaatatttagacatgtttttcaaataaagtaattttttattgaatattgacatttttttaatattccagtagcctttgcttttcaaaaaaagcacaaagtttttcatttatattaggccttcaaacaaaacatgcattccaaaaaaaaaataaagtggataaacccacaacaaatgaattattgtccttttggcaaaagtctgcttagccacagtagatatgctaataatgtaaacagaaggctcaagtaaatctcaataagtgtgtgcttgtaacctcatacacttatacaggtagcctacacaacaggctaattaTGTaaactaaatctcaattaagtgtgtgcttgtaacctcatacacttatacaggtagcctacacaacaggctaataatgtaaactaaatctcaataagcgtgtgcttgtaacctcatacacttatacaggtacacaacatatcccaacgtcactgcacgttggttgattgcgtcacccctcaaaaaattgcgtcacacgccactattcggccttgtttttaactcattccaccgaaggccgaatgtggctttttttgccatattcggacgaatatattcggttacagattaatcggtgcatccctactataAATATAACCAaaggttggggatcccactgtgcTACAACCTCactgacaatcagtcaagtttactttttgtatgtttattaataaacaaattgacaagcaccactctgccaaacagcttatcaaaaatcttgagagatccaaaaactttgacatccaaaacaaacaaaccaacaccagtaaaaacataataaccgaggtgagggtaaaaattatttacatttggtcaataatagtgcaaaacagtataataacatcaacaacaaaacactgaacacacactcagttgagcttcagctggctgttctcattcgctagttctgcctctatttttttcagctcactcattttttctttgtatctcttgaagagtctcggaaagctttctgagggatcgcttgtgcacgccagttttccgagactctgtatttagttagcgcaggcagcatgaagcagggcttttattgtgaagataggaaatgtgcagtcggcctttagagttttgacggaaggtacggcgcgaaagtctgttgaaataaaaagtgtttctcgccttcctctctgtccttttttcataataatgaactggcagcagccagcgtcatctcacaagaccctccggtaccgtgaatgtcatttaagtgacgtcttggtgaagattgatgatcactaatttttaggtatatttttttttaaaagcctggctggagatcgactgacacaccccccgcggtcgactggtagctcgcgatcgacgtaatgggcacccctggagtAAAGCATGTGACAACCATCCCCATTCTTGTCTAAGGTAGATTATCAATATTAGAACCTGAAATCACTTACTTCCACATCTGAGAGTTGACGTGCCTGTCCACCATGGTGGAGAGGACACATTGCATTCTGTCCCATCGTCTGTCAAAGGAGTAACAGCCTCTCCCGAACAGTCGACTTCCAAACGTACAGTACTAAAAACAAGAAGGGGCATAACTTGTTTTTAATTACAGTGCGGTATAAATAAATGCCAAAGTCTGGCCGATTGACAATGATGTGCAATGCTTATTTAAACGGAACATAAGATAGTAGAGAACACTTACAGCTACCGGTCGAGGGTGATAACCTGAATAGTGACAGTGCAGTTTGTCGGCGCTCTCTTCTCGCTCCTCGTTCTCTCCCTCGTCACTAGAGGCTCGAGAAAACCCGTCAGGAGCACTTTGGGGATGGTGCGGTGACTCGTGGACCGCTGCAGGGTCGACGGGGGTACCGGCCCCATGCGTGTTGTTTAGCCTGTTGGAGGGCCAGAGACATGTGATTCTCAAGGTGAACTTACTGGATGACAGGACAAAATCAGCTGCAGtttacctcaacttaagagtattTTGAGATACAGACAGCCTCTTGGCTTTTTCGTACGCTTAAAGTTGCGAGCATAAATGTGAGTTAGGAACATTTCCACAGCTTGTTGGCGTTTTGAATGCCAGACTGGATGACATAAGATGTGCCCAAAAATCCAGTCCTAGCCAGAAAGGGtgtatctagaccaggggtagggaacctgtggctcttttgatgactgcatctggctctcggataaatctgagctgacattgcttaacacgataagtgatgaatgattccacttgtaatcacagtgttaaaaataacgttcaaaatataaaacattctcatgttatgttcaagaagttgcgttcatggtaaaaaggtatttatttattattggttagtgtggggtttgctCTCCTGggcgttcttcagaccaccaagcactgacacgaGAGCCTGTTacagggttgcaatattgttatatttttcaataagtctctcagttgctttccagcagatGTATTTTTCTCTTCCGTTCtcactcgcactctggctccagctccaaccctgtctctcctcctggctgctgcttataacagagcgacaggtgattagataacaaagcccaggtgggccgtctacgcgcctgtcgctgatttcgaggctggtcctggcaacaccccgcttcgctgcaggcccgcaggccacgcccctccacagttagcttcagaataacaatgttattacaaagaataagagacctatgttggtcttacttaaaaatgcacacgtttaaatgtgttcagtgttaaaaaaatatatattatatggctcttacggaaataaatttgaaaacatttggcttcttggctctttcagccaaaaaggttcccgacccctgatctagactgaccatacgtcctcttttccctggacatgtcctcttttgcggggctgtccaggcTGGGTTTCTTAaacgcctcaaatgtccggcattttgagttagggttgcatgtattttcaatgttcgCTCAGAATTAAGAAtaggtaaaaaacaaaacaaattgtggagctagggctgggcgatatactcgatatacatttgtatgcacgtacaacactgaagaccttcagtatatcagtatgtggaattaaattatggaatggattaagcaaagcgatcaaacaatgtactaatatgatccacttcaaggaactcttcaaacttaaagtgttcataaagtacaaagaagaagaaccatgataaatattctgaatgtatttcgtgcattctcaaaataatcttacttatctcatcatataaaatataatttacttcaccaattattacttatttatttttattgtgattaaatTGAGAACAAAagtttagcaactgttatgtaaaagaaaaggggtaggattaaataagctctgcttcttcctactccttttcgaacatgttgaaaagagaaactggaaattgtgatgtatcttgttgtatgcttgaatgttccaaataaacttaaactcaactcaactcaaaaggTACTgttacataatatctacggttttcccacacacaagtgaatgcaaggcatacttggtcaacatccatacaggtcacactgagggtggccgtataaacaactttaacattgttacaaatatgcaccacactgtgaacctacaccaagcacgaatgacaaacacatttcgggagaaacgccgcaccgtaacacaacagaacaaatacccagaatcccatgcagcactaacttttaagggacgctgcaatatacaaGCCCTACTGCCCCCTACCCCGCCCCACCTCAATCTCCACATGCTCCCAGAGCAtgacccaaattccaagctgcagttttgaggcatgttaaaaaatataatgcaGTTTGTGGCTTCAATAattaatatggcagtgccatgttggcatttttttccataacttgagttgatatattttggaaaaccttgttacattttttaatgcaggggtgcccaaactctttccactgagggccgcacatgaaaaaattaaagcatgcgggggccattttgatatttttaattttcaaaccataacaaaatatatggatttttaaaaagatATTTTAaatttaggggtcccggggaccataaagggtctcagttaataaaatattaaaaataattaatttttttattgttattttttatttaacgcttacagtaaatctctatatcaactttaaaaaaaaagggttttatggcatttctgtcaaaaacaactttgtttttcatagtaaaactaaaatatgcagtatttagtaattcgAGCCCTAAAacatcaataatgcaggacaccattgatttgagtAATTTTATATttatgagtaatcacagtgaaaagataaataaaatacctctaAGTATATTTGGAATCCAAAAAGTGCCCCAATcaaaaagtgatacatttttattgtttttttttattatttaactttcaacacttttgttacgagatcaacttcagatatatctgtcaactttacgtttaaactattattttgttcgttttatgctcttttgtcaacgAAAACTTTGtatgtaatgtgtatatatatatagatatttttattttttattttatttattttttttacaattgtttttaacatggctgggcagcactttggaaacgttattgttgtttaaatgtgctatataaataaagtggattggattggattgatttatatggcaactgcacaatatatgcaatatttaccacataaaacattttaaaattaaatatttgaactaattggagctttgaaaataattcattttaaCATGGATATTTTTGGTCATTGTTTTTTGGGGGAGCAAtagcaaaaaaatcaaaaataaagaaagacaaaagaaaaaaaacagcctgcttggcagctttgtgtcaacattgcaactttttctcgatagatttcCCCTCGttgtaatattttttatgttcttttttatttttgcaatagcatttcaatctagcggggcatcacaacaaaattaggcataataatgtgttcattccatgacggtatatatcggtatcggttgatatcggaattggtaattaattcatccagcggggcatcacaacaaaattaggcataataatgtgttcattccacgactgtatatatcggtatcagttgatatcggaataggTAATTAattcatccagcggggcatcacaacaaaattaggcataataatgtgttcattccacgacggtatatatcggtatcggttgatatcggaattggtaattaattaATCCAGCAggaaatcacaacaaaattaggcataataatgtgttcattccacgactgtatatatcggtatcggttgatatcggaattggtaattaattcatccagcggggcatcacaacaaaattaggcataataatgtgttcattccacgactgcatatatcggtatcggttgatatcggaattggtaattaattcatccagcggggcatcacaacaaaattaggcataataatgtgttcattccacgactgcatatatcggtatcggttgatatcggaattggtaattaattcatccagcggggcatcacaacaaaattaggcataataatgtgttcattccacgactgtatatatcggtattggttgatatcggaattggtaattaattcatccagcggggcatcacaacaaaattaggcataataatgtgttcattccacgacggtatatatcggtatcggttgatatcggaattggtaattaattcatccagcggggcatcacaacaaaattaggcataataatgtgttcattccacgactgtatatatcggtatcggttgatatcggaattggtaattaattcatccagcggggcatcacaacaaaattaggcataataatgtgttcattccacgactgtatatatcggtatcagttgatatcggaataggTAATTAattcatccagcggggcatcacaacaaaattaggcataataatgtgttcattccacgacggtatatatcggtatcggttgatatcggaattggtaattaattaATCCAGCAggaaatcacaacaaaattaggca
Coding sequences within:
- the LOC133535427 gene encoding ataxin-7 isoform X2, with the translated sequence MSERAEDDVRGEQRRAARQQLKQQQPIQRGESSTAMATVAERRSLPSPEIMLGQPWSSWVDAAKLHGNDGAESEESFKDSGKNREAMRLCREDMSIFGQYPAQDDFYLVMCSHCSQVVKPQAFQAHYERRHNSPIKSASSSPFPLPGRNRSSNSGLGPGLGPGSVSGLTSGGILGRTSTAASSMYSSSTSSSASSNPKLLKPAKDKLPGIQRRPPFPSFRTVQPDKILTPAVKVEKMLLNLDSSAKLVQAPSAPTTTTTTTTTSSSSTSSSSTTPPLPTLGQVPNGKGHLSVSDKKQDNNNNNSSSAGSRRHFNKKLTEREFNPDIHCGVADVTARKPCTRSLTCKTHSLNQRRAVPGRRKRFDTLLAEHKNRTKEREREKEREHHQTHSQPNPPLRDPHPSLQLPASHDVHPVAHGNGPTPEATRPKFHSPGVPRLNNTHGAGTPVDPAAVHESPHHPQSAPDGFSRASSDEGENEEREESADKLHCHYSGYHPRPVAYCTFGSRLFGRGCYSFDRRWDRMQCVLSTMVDRHVNSQMWKKIPLALENSSSFAPAHRTSTNSHGSAPSSGFLGPPSTLTQTPYSQSHEGKPLLPYGTTLNARSCLQGGSEHPAYGTAQARQVSSSPQMPSAHLSSSTSPSASSLASGRALKSRPSSSSTTRSVSFRPKEISTGSSTPVTPTSVAANSHSSSTSFSSGKRRKNSSVLPSSHSSSEPPNANYSPSSSFKKNCANVGSSGSTTYHHSSLPSASSSLSSGVHSVGLNCGPSVRTNSLSLKAELSGGSAGSSSGPPARGPPSGSSAESIKRMSVVMNSSDSTLSLGPFVHHQSSAEHHTSFSHHSSDGRLESKKRKSSPASSGLNSGGGGLGPGRPKVAKSPAVNNIHGKHGRSIPAAPGLPNNSHLHQPKARP
- the LOC133535427 gene encoding ataxin-7 isoform X1, with amino-acid sequence MSERAEDDVRGEQRRAARQQLKQQQPIQRGESSTAMATVAERRSLPSPEIMLGQPWSSWVDAAKLHGNDGAESEESFKDSGKNREAMRLCREDMSIFGQYPAQDDFYLVMCSHCSQVVKPQAFQAHYERRHNSPIKSASSSPFPLPGRNRSSNSGLGPGLGPGSVSGLTSGGILGRTSTAASSMYSSSTSSSASSNPKLLKPAKDKLPGIQRRPPFPSFRTVQPDKILTPAVKVEKMLLNLDSSAKLVQAPSAPTTTTTTTTTSSSSTSSSSTTVSSNTTTTTITTSSSSALKPGLNCPSIPKPPLPTLGQVPNGKGHLSVSDKKQDNNNNNSSSAGSRRHFNKKLTEREFNPDIHCGVADVTARKPCTRSLTCKTHSLNQRRAVPGRRKRFDTLLAEHKNRTKEREREKEREHHQTHSQPNPPLRDPHPSLQLPASHDVHPVAHGNGPTPEATRPKFHSPGVPRLNNTHGAGTPVDPAAVHESPHHPQSAPDGFSRASSDEGENEEREESADKLHCHYSGYHPRPVAYCTFGSRLFGRGCYSFDRRWDRMQCVLSTMVDRHVNSQMWKKIPLALENSSSFAPAHRTSTNSHGSAPSSGFLGPPSTLTQTPYSQSHEGKPLLPYGTTLNARSCLQGGSEHPAYGTAQARQVSSSPQMPSAHLSSSTSPSASSLASGRALKSRPSSSSTTRSVSFRPKEISTGSSTPVTPTSVAANSHSSSTSFSSGKRRKNSSVLPSSHSSSEPPNANYSPSSSFKKNCANVGSSGSTTYHHSSLPSASSSLSSGVHSVGLNCGPSVRTNSLSLKAELSGGSAGSSSGPPARGPPSGSSAESIKRMSVVMNSSDSTLSLGPFVHHQSSAEHHTSFSHHSSDGRLESKKRKSSPASSGLNSGGGGLGPGRPKVAKSPAVNNIHGKHGRSIPAAPGLPNNSHLHQPKARP